The Candidatus Poribacteria bacterium genome includes the window TTTGGTAACACCGGTAACCCCGTGAGGATTGCGTAAATAAACCCATGATCGTCCGCCACTTGTGTACCGAGGTGGGAGGTCGTTAGGAGTTGCTCCCCAAGGACACTGACATGCTCCCCAACACTCGTTGTTACGACGAATTCAGCAACATGGATGAGCGTAGTTCCAGAATGCCAATTGTTTCTATCGGGGACTAAATCCGTTCCGGGAGTGATGCGGCGAATGTCCAATGCCCCGCCGAAAACCAGATTTCCGAATGCGTCGTCAAATAAACCAGCGGTATCTGTCTCTTGTGTTTCGTCCATATCATCGAAACTAAAGATATTTTCATCGTCTTCCACAAGTATGTCATCTGTTTCGGACGTGTCTTCCACAGATTGAACGTTTTCAGGCGTACTCGATGGGTCCCCCGGATAGGAGCGTGCGATGATTTCAGCGATATTGCTGAACCCGTCTTTATCAGAATCCTCTTCTGCGATTCGGAGGAACGTTGACAGATTCATGCCATTGTGTAAGAACGCCCTACCGTAAGGATTAGGAGCATCGCCACCTTTCTTTGAAGAATGGCAGACGTTACACCCGCTTGCCCATCGGTATTCGGCACGAAACATTTTATAAAAGGCAGGCAGCGCGAAGGCAGCGTGTTCTGTGATTATGGTCAAAAAAAAAGTTATCAAGAAAAAAAACAAAATTTTGCGCATGATAGATTCCTTCCAAAAACTTTGAAAGCATGTGTAGGGCTGAAGGGAATCGCCCTACACAATATCTGCGACTAATATGTGTCCAAGTCAATTTCTTCTTGACTAAACCGGAGGTGCGCCTGGTTAACTAATTCGACAATAGCATCCCATTGTTTACGTGTTTCCTCAGAAACGCCTTCTGCCTCAAGTGCTTCCGCAAATTTGAGGAGCGTTTCGCTAAATTTGTCTTGTAGGTAGACGTATTCCTCAGTCTGATCCGCGTTTTTCGGTGGCTCGAAACTTGAGATACTCTTTGCATATTTGGCGAGCCGCTTCGCCGCTTCGACGGCTTTCGCTTTGTCCCCTTTTTCGTCAAAGTAGTCAACAACGACGAAATAATCATCTATCATCAACATCATGAGTGCTTTCAGGTCTTCGACATCAGGCATCTCTTCTTCTGCGGGATCGGGTGTTGGCATTTTTTGAGCGTCAGGTTTGGGTTTCCGCTTGAGGAAGAGCGCGTAACTCATCACCAATGTCTTTTTTGGAATTAGAGCAACAGCATTTGAAGCGGCTTCATGTCCTTCAACCGCTTTAACATCTTCCCCAACTTTGAAGGCATCGTCTATGCCCTTACCGATGAACTGCTTGAGAAACGCCTCTCCTGCAATCGCATCCGATTCCTTGTGTTCATAGACTGCCACTTTCACGACTTTTCCCTTCATGTCCAGTCCGACAGCCCCTTCAATGGTACCGTGCGGTCCCTT containing:
- a CDS encoding FMN-binding protein: MFFQTYRQPRVGILLALVFFLVSTPLLSNAHETEWPGQKLAGIFPKAKKFVQRNAVLTADKIASIEKELGTKLQVEDQKPVFYIPINDKKKPMGLVLFADAKGPHGTIEGAVGLDMKGKVVKVAVYEHKESDAIAGEAFLKQFIGKGIDDAFKVGEDVKAVEGHEAASNAVALIPKKTLVMSYALFLKRKPKPDAQKMPTPDPAEEEMPDVEDLKALMMLMIDDYFVVVDYFDEKGDKAKAVEAAKRLAKYAKSISSFEPPKNADQTEEYVYLQDKFSETLLKFAEALEAEGVSEETRKQWDAIVELVNQAHLRFSQEEIDLDTY